Proteins from one Vibrio pomeroyi genomic window:
- a CDS encoding isocitrate lyase, translated as MSQITQDIEMIEVAKSAAGAPWDAINAESAARMRAQNKFKTGLDIAQYTADIMRADMEAYDKDSSQYTQSLGCWHGFIGQQKLISIKKHFDGKTDRRYLYLSGWMVAALRSDFGPLPDQSMHEKTSVAGLVEELYTFLRQADARELGGLFRELDAAREAGDVNQQDLIQDKIDNHVTHVVPIIADIDAGFGNAEATYLMAKQMIEAGACCLQIENQVADEKQCGHQDGKVTVPHADFHAKLRALRYAFLELGIDNGVIVARTDSQGAGLTKEIAVVKEPGDQGDIYNSYLDVEEIDVADMAEGDVCFNRDGKLVRPKRLPSGLYQFRQGTGEDRCVFDCIEAINAGADLLWIETEKPHIGQIKEMMDGVREVHPNAKLVYNNSPSFNWTLNFRQQAYDALVAEGKDVSAYDRANLMSAEYDETELSASADEKIRTFQADASREAGIFHHLITLPTYHTAALSTDNLAKEYFGDQGMLGYVANVQRKEIRQGIACVKHQNMSGSDIGDDHKEYFAGENALKAAGEANTSNQFD; from the coding sequence ATGTCGCAAATTACACAAGATATCGAAATGATAGAAGTTGCAAAAAGCGCTGCAGGTGCTCCATGGGATGCAATCAATGCTGAATCTGCTGCTCGTATGCGAGCTCAAAACAAATTCAAAACAGGCTTAGATATCGCGCAATACACGGCAGATATCATGCGTGCGGATATGGAGGCTTACGATAAAGACAGCTCTCAATACACTCAGTCTTTAGGTTGCTGGCATGGTTTTATCGGTCAACAAAAGCTGATTTCTATTAAGAAGCACTTTGATGGCAAGACAGATCGCCGCTACCTATACCTATCAGGTTGGATGGTTGCTGCACTTCGTTCAGACTTTGGTCCACTTCCAGACCAATCAATGCATGAGAAAACATCGGTTGCAGGCCTAGTAGAAGAACTATACACATTCCTGCGCCAAGCTGATGCACGTGAACTGGGTGGTTTATTCCGTGAGCTAGACGCTGCACGTGAAGCGGGCGACGTTAACCAACAAGACCTTATCCAAGACAAAATCGACAATCACGTAACACACGTGGTGCCAATCATCGCGGATATCGATGCAGGTTTCGGTAACGCAGAAGCGACTTACCTAATGGCTAAACAGATGATTGAAGCGGGCGCATGTTGTCTACAAATTGAAAACCAAGTTGCCGATGAGAAGCAATGTGGTCACCAAGACGGCAAAGTAACGGTTCCACACGCTGACTTCCACGCAAAACTTCGTGCACTTCGTTACGCTTTCCTTGAACTAGGCATCGACAACGGCGTTATTGTTGCTCGTACCGATTCTCAGGGTGCTGGTCTAACAAAAGAAATCGCAGTAGTGAAAGAGCCGGGCGACCAAGGTGATATCTACAACTCATACCTAGATGTTGAAGAGATCGATGTTGCAGATATGGCAGAAGGCGACGTTTGCTTTAACCGTGACGGCAAGCTAGTTCGACCTAAGCGTCTACCTTCAGGCTTATACCAATTCCGCCAAGGTACTGGTGAAGACCGTTGTGTATTCGACTGTATTGAAGCAATCAACGCAGGTGCTGACCTACTTTGGATTGAGACTGAAAAGCCACACATCGGTCAAATCAAAGAGATGATGGACGGCGTTCGTGAAGTTCACCCTAACGCGAAACTGGTTTACAACAACTCTCCATCATTCAACTGGACGCTAAACTTCCGTCAGCAAGCTTACGATGCATTGGTTGCTGAAGGTAAAGACGTATCAGCTTACGACCGTGCAAACCTAATGAGCGCGGAATACGACGAGACTGAACTGTCTGCAAGTGCTGACGAGAAGATTCGTACATTCCAAGCGGACGCATCTCGTGAAGCGGGTATCTTCCACCACTTGATTACGCTACCGACTTACCACACTGCAGCGCTGTCTACCGACAACCTTGCGAAAGAGTACTTCGGCGACCAAGGCATGTTGGGTTACGTTGCAAATGTTCAACGTAAAGAGATCCGCCAAGGCATCGCATGTGTTAAACACCAAAACATGTCTGGTTCAGACATCGGTGATGACCACAAAGAGTACTTCGCTGGTGAGAATGCACTGAAAGCAGCGGGCGAAGCGAATACGTCTAACCAATTTGATTAA
- a CDS encoding LysR family transcriptional regulator → MNIARIDLNLLVYLDMLLRERNVTRAANQLGITQPAMSNGLRRLRDLFEDPLLVRTSEGMVPTERAQKLQPLIRNILANVEKTLQPTTEFNAEDSERVFRIMASDYAESTIIQPLLKKLSEIAPKIRLDIMTPSDVSYQDVEQGTVDIIINRFDDIPQSFHQMSLWHDGFSCLFSCDNPIADNFDILSYLKAQHIWVSKTGMGTGVGINPSEAQKLGWIDEALMRIGKTRNITVFTRHYLSAILFAQQKNLILTIPTKAAQLQRNNPNLLIKPAPFAIEPFEVKMAWSPLLQTNPDHQWMRRLIKSVANEIESGVTG, encoded by the coding sequence ATGAATATTGCTCGTATAGACCTTAATTTGCTTGTGTATTTAGACATGTTGCTACGTGAAAGAAACGTTACACGAGCGGCAAATCAATTAGGAATAACTCAACCAGCCATGAGTAATGGACTGCGCCGACTACGCGATCTGTTTGAAGATCCACTATTGGTGAGAACCAGTGAAGGGATGGTGCCAACCGAGCGCGCGCAAAAGTTGCAGCCGTTGATTCGTAACATTTTGGCGAATGTAGAAAAGACACTCCAGCCGACCACAGAGTTTAATGCAGAAGACAGTGAACGCGTGTTTCGTATCATGGCGAGTGACTATGCTGAGTCGACCATTATTCAACCGCTATTGAAAAAACTGAGCGAGATAGCGCCGAAAATCCGACTGGATATAATGACGCCAAGTGATGTGAGCTATCAGGATGTAGAACAAGGCACAGTGGACATTATCATCAACCGTTTTGATGACATTCCACAGTCCTTTCACCAGATGAGTCTTTGGCACGACGGGTTTTCTTGCCTATTTAGCTGTGATAATCCAATAGCCGATAACTTTGATATTTTGTCTTATTTAAAGGCGCAACATATTTGGGTAAGTAAGACGGGGATGGGAACCGGAGTCGGGATCAACCCAAGTGAAGCGCAAAAGCTCGGTTGGATAGATGAAGCGTTAATGCGCATTGGTAAAACCCGCAACATCACGGTGTTTACCCGACATTACCTGTCTGCGATTCTCTTCGCTCAGCAGAAAAACCTTATCCTTACTATTCCAACCAAAGCCGCGCAATTGCAGCGCAACAACCCCAATTTGTTAATTAAACCAGCCCCATTTGCGATTGAACCTTTTGAGGTGAAGATGGCGTGGAGCCCATTATTACAAACCAATCCAGACCACCAGTGGATGCGTCGCTTGATCAAAAGTGTCGCCAATGAAATCGAAAGTGGTGTGACGGGATAA